The following coding sequences lie in one Chondrinema litorale genomic window:
- a CDS encoding DUF5712 family protein has translation MPYIDFTRQAGINNKGSVSTLTHYLNKEDKMMEKNGKREFYFDLDKDNITKKEVDKNLDTNRGGLKKKDAKFYMITINPSKEELAHIGTDANKFRQWIQQAYIPQLARDFNRKGLKASDLNIYGKIERHRYYKGTDKEVQQGLVKSGEAKPGNNMHCHLILGRKSKDKKHYLSPNANARKQGQQGAAIHAGFNRNTHKISIEQSWDRHFSYDRNFDKSFEVQQGMKECRSIEEKASIINRYEENKTHQKEMKVQNTQRRGSGTDIGY, from the coding sequence ATGCCTTATATAGATTTTACTAGACAGGCAGGTATCAACAACAAGGGAAGCGTTTCCACTCTTACCCATTACCTGAATAAGGAAGATAAAATGATGGAGAAAAATGGGAAACGAGAATTCTATTTTGACCTTGATAAAGATAACATCACCAAGAAAGAAGTGGATAAGAATCTGGACACCAATCGGGGAGGTTTGAAGAAAAAAGATGCCAAGTTCTATATGATTACTATCAACCCTTCCAAGGAAGAACTGGCGCATATTGGTACTGATGCCAACAAGTTTAGACAGTGGATACAACAAGCGTACATTCCACAGCTTGCTCGTGATTTTAATCGAAAGGGATTGAAAGCTTCTGATTTGAACATCTATGGTAAGATAGAGCGCCACCGCTACTATAAAGGAACTGACAAAGAAGTACAACAAGGGCTAGTAAAATCAGGTGAAGCAAAGCCTGGTAACAATATGCACTGTCATCTGATACTAGGGAGAAAGAGTAAGGACAAAAAGCATTACCTTTCCCCGAATGCCAATGCAAGAAAGCAAGGGCAGCAAGGAGCTGCAATTCATGCAGGCTTCAACAGGAATACCCACAAAATCAGTATTGAACAAAGTTGGGACAGACACTTTAGCTATGACAGAAATTTCGATAAGAGTTTTGAGGTCCAACAGGGAATGAAGGAGTGTAGAAGCATTGAGGAAAAGGCTTCTATCATCAACAGATATGAAGAGAACAAGACCCATCAGAAAGAAATGAAAGTACAAAATACTCAAAGAAGAGGTAGTGGAACAGATATAGGATATTGA